In Janibacter cremeus, a genomic segment contains:
- a CDS encoding SDR family oxidoreductase — MEQLLTDKVVLVVGGTSGVGAGIARAAAREGAHVVVTGRRPEPGRILADELGERVTSVTGDVSDPTAAKGVVATTIERHGRVDCLVNCAGLTDRGSILDTTPELFDAHIATNLRGPFFTMQAAIADMTTRAAPGTIVNIASISARGGQPYLAPYVAAKAGLAGLTKNVAHAHRFDRIRVNALNIGWTQTSGEDTTQRRFHGAGDEWVEEANAKLPMGKLGQVDEIADTVVFLLSGRSGVVTGSVIDWDQQVIGGQD; from the coding sequence ATGGAGCAGCTCCTCACCGACAAGGTCGTCCTCGTCGTCGGCGGCACCTCCGGTGTCGGCGCCGGCATCGCCCGCGCCGCCGCCCGCGAGGGCGCGCACGTCGTCGTCACCGGCCGACGCCCTGAGCCGGGGCGCATCCTGGCCGACGAGCTCGGCGAGCGCGTCACGAGCGTCACCGGTGACGTCTCCGACCCGACCGCGGCGAAGGGGGTCGTCGCCACGACGATCGAGCGGCACGGGCGGGTCGACTGCCTCGTCAACTGCGCCGGCCTGACCGACCGCGGGTCGATCCTCGACACGACGCCGGAGCTCTTCGACGCGCACATCGCGACGAACCTGCGCGGCCCCTTCTTCACCATGCAGGCGGCGATCGCGGACATGACCACTCGAGCGGCACCGGGCACGATCGTCAACATCGCAAGCATCAGCGCACGGGGCGGCCAGCCCTACCTGGCGCCCTATGTCGCCGCCAAGGCCGGTCTGGCCGGCCTGACGAAGAATGTGGCCCATGCGCACCGCTTCGACCGCATCCGGGTCAACGCGCTGAACATCGGGTGGACGCAGACGTCGGGTGAGGACACGACGCAGCGACGCTTCCACGGCGCCGGCGACGAGTGGGTCGAGGAGGCCAACGCGAAGCTGCCCATGGGCAAGCTCGGCCAGGTCGACGAGATCGCCGACACCGTCGTCTTCCTCCTCTCCGGCCGCTCCGGGGTCGTCACCGGCTCCGTCATCGACTGGGACCAGCAGGTCATCGGAGGGCAGGACTGA
- a CDS encoding phytanoyl-CoA dioxygenase family protein, producing the protein MTTTSTPFARLRQTDCRVEDLREILESQPTATPPHADHVEQQVPIYTAAHLHEVIATQAGAAEVEAELAEVLAEGPGILVITGAVEPAMVDRVSSALEEIIAEEKAAGGEVGDHFAKGGVNDRIWNALEKLAVAHPEDFVDYYANDLLALAARAWLGPGYQVTSQVNVVNPGGVGQTVHRDYHLGFTSPEVTERYPRHVHDLSPVLTLQGAIAHCDMPVETGPTLYLPHSQKYSHGYLAYWLEEFQEYFRQHHVQLPLAKGDAVFFNPALFHAAGSNTTSDVRRMANLLQISSAFGRAMEATDRHRIVTAIYPALLSRTAAGVDVEHAVAASAEGYAFPTNLDLDQPVDGMSPPTQADIVRQSLTRGAPPDELAGRLAGYAAARRTS; encoded by the coding sequence ATGACGACGACGTCCACCCCCTTCGCCCGGCTGCGCCAGACGGACTGCCGCGTCGAGGACCTGCGCGAGATCCTCGAGAGCCAGCCCACTGCCACCCCGCCGCACGCCGACCACGTCGAGCAGCAGGTGCCGATCTACACCGCGGCGCACCTGCACGAGGTCATCGCGACACAGGCGGGTGCCGCCGAGGTCGAGGCCGAGCTGGCAGAGGTCCTCGCCGAGGGGCCGGGGATCCTCGTCATCACCGGCGCCGTCGAGCCCGCGATGGTCGACCGCGTCTCGAGCGCCCTCGAGGAGATCATCGCCGAGGAGAAGGCGGCCGGAGGCGAGGTGGGTGACCACTTCGCGAAGGGCGGAGTCAATGACCGGATCTGGAATGCCCTGGAGAAGCTCGCCGTCGCCCACCCCGAGGACTTCGTCGACTACTACGCCAACGACCTGCTCGCGCTGGCCGCCCGCGCCTGGCTCGGCCCCGGCTACCAGGTCACCAGCCAGGTCAACGTCGTCAACCCCGGCGGTGTCGGCCAGACCGTGCACCGCGACTACCACCTCGGGTTCACCTCCCCGGAGGTCACCGAGCGCTACCCGCGCCACGTGCACGACCTCTCCCCGGTGCTCACCCTCCAGGGCGCGATCGCCCACTGCGACATGCCGGTCGAGACCGGACCGACCCTCTACCTGCCGCACTCGCAGAAGTACTCCCACGGCTACCTCGCGTACTGGCTCGAGGAGTTCCAGGAGTACTTCCGTCAGCACCACGTGCAGCTGCCACTGGCGAAGGGGGACGCGGTCTTCTTCAACCCCGCTCTCTTCCACGCGGCCGGGTCGAACACGACGAGCGATGTGCGCCGGATGGCGAACCTGCTGCAGATCTCCTCGGCCTTCGGCCGGGCGATGGAGGCCACCGACCGACACCGGATCGTCACCGCGATCTACCCGGCGCTGCTCTCCCGCACGGCTGCCGGCGTCGACGTCGAGCACGCCGTCGCCGCGAGCGCGGAGGGCTACGCCTTCCCGACCAACCTCGACCTCGACCAGCCGGTCGACGGCATGTCCCCACCCACCCAGGCGGACATCGTCCGCCAGTCCCTCACCCGGGGCGCCCCACCCGATGAGCTGGCCGGGCGCCTCGCCGGGTACGCCGCCGCCCGCCGCACCAGCTGA